Proteins co-encoded in one Ictalurus furcatus strain D&B chromosome 9, Billie_1.0, whole genome shotgun sequence genomic window:
- the zgc:163014 gene encoding uncharacterized protein zgc:163014, translated as SVYCLKDKTPRKSVVGKRRYSLSSERSETQQRSSQGSSPKKRKLSVYTSQNEEREVVKRTRDCRAEHPSKRWNHTMCLCDPDTAVLIGGEAADQNNCTDTIWKLEIDGDFWFPMTTSTVRPLPPSSRGHSAAFDPENKVVYVYGGLREGQRYSDIYMLDTLTWKWKLIKAKGNVPSLAYHSCSIYKSELYVFGGLQPSRGPGGKACSNALYIFNPEHELWYQPIVEGDRPLPRFGHSSTLLPDKLVIFGGRKTAAYLNDLYVLDLGFMEYIAVKYENMPPLARGFHAALPMSDNRVLISGGCSALGALQDLHLFNLETNCWTSVVCPLLSSKPRAGHSLISLTGTAPLHTDKRDPGDGHHTWPSAQHTILVFGGSDCTGTFYDDAVKCIMQIPAEGQGLDIKPSHKIVVHG; from the exons TCTGTGTACTGTCTGAAGGACAAAACTCCAAGGAAGTCTGTGGTAGGAAAGAGAAGATATAGTTTGAGTTCTGAGAGATCTGAAACACAGCAGCGGTCAAGCCAAGGTTCAAGCCCCAAAAAGCGCAAACTGAGCGTATATACATCGCAAAATGAGGAGAGGGAAGTTGTTAAAAGGACGAGGGATTGCCGGGCAG agcaTCCATCAAAGCGCTGGAACCATACCATGTGTTTATGTGATCCTGACACAGCTGTTCTGATTGGTGGGGAGGCTGCAGATCAAAACAACTGTACAGACACCATATGGAAGCTGGAGATTG ATGGTGATTTTTGGTTCCCCATGACGACTTCTACAGTCAGGCCACTCCCTCCCAGCTCTCGAGGCCACTCGGCGGCCTTTGACCCTGAGAATAAGGTCGTCTATGTTTATGGTGGCCTTAGAGAAGGTCAACGCTATAGTGATATTTATATGCTGGATACACTGACCTGGAAGTGGAAACTTATTAAA GCCAAAGGAAATGTCCCATCGTTGGCATACCACAGCTGCAGTATTTATAAGAGTGAGCTGTATGTATTTGGAGGGTTGCAGCCTAGTCGAGGTCCTGGAGGCAAAGCTTGCAGTAATGCTCTTTACATCTTCAACCCTGAACATGAGCTGTGGTACCAACCAATCGTGGAAGGGGACCGTCCTCTTCCCAGGTTTGG GCACTCCAGCACCCTACTGCCTGACAAATTGGTGATCTTCGGAGGCAGAAAAACCGCTGCCTACCTCAATGACCTCTACGTTTTAGATCTTG GTTTTATGGAGTACATTGCAGTGAAATATGAAAACATGCCACCCCTTGCCCGTGG GTTTCATGCTGCTCTGCCCATGTCTGACAACAGGGTGCTGATCAGCGGAGGCTGCAGTGCTTTAGGAGCACTACAAGATCTCCATCTCTTCAATCTAG AGACCAACTGCTGGACGTCAGTGGTGTGTCCATTGCTTTCCTCAAAGCCTCGTGCTGGACACAGTCTAATCAGTCTGACCGGCACTGCGCCTTTACACACTGATAAAAGGGACCCAGGAGATGGCCATCACACCTGGCCCTCCGCCCAGCACACCATCTTAGTGTTTGGGGGCTCAGATTGCACTGGCACATTTTATGATGATGCAGTCAAATGCATCATGCAAATCCCTGCTGAAGGACAGGGACTAGATATAAAACCATCTCACAAGATCGTAGTGCATGGCTGA